The genome window TTCCAAAGGGTGCACAGTGCCATCGAACCCCGCGGCTTCTACCCCAAACCACGCGGCCAGGCGGGGCCACAGCCAGCTCCAGCGAAATACGTCGCCGTTGGTGATGTTGAAAGCCTGGTTGCGGGCCGCCTCGGTGGTAGCGGCCCAGCGCAGTTGCTTGGCAATGATGCGGGCATCTGTCACGTCGGAGAGGCCGTGCCACTGGGCTTCTGAGCCGGGCCAGCGGAACGGGCGGCCGGTTTCCTTGCAGATGCTAGCGTACACGGCCAAGGTTGTGCCCATGTTCATTAGGTTGCCCACGGCCTTACCGATGATGGTATGGGGCCGATGAATGCTCCAGCTAAACCCGTCCCGCTCGGCGGCGGCGTATACTTCATCTTCCTGGGCATAGTAGAAGTTGTCGAGGGGTAGGCGGGGTTGCTCTTCCCGCAGCGGAGTAGGCGGCAGTGCGCCGCCGTTGGCGTAGGCCTCAAACGGCCCGAGGTAGTGCTTGAGGCCCGTTACTAAGGCCACGTGCCGCACCGATTTTTTGGGGCTCAGGGCCTCCAGCATATTGCGCACCAGGGCACTATTCACCCGGATGTTCTCAGTTTCAGTGTCCTGCCGCATCCAGGTGGTAAGAAACACGTGGGTAGGAGCGAGGTCGGCCAGGGCTGCCTGCAAACCGGCCGGGTTCAGCAGGTCGGCGGCTACGGGCAGCAGGCCCGCAGCATCGGGGCGCGGATTACGGGCCAAACCGTACGTGGTCCAGCCATGAGCCAACAGCTCTTGGGCTAGGTTGCTGCCAATGATGCCAGTAGCACCAACTATCAGGGCAATTTTTTCCATGTTGCAGAATCAGGTTTCAGGAAGCCGCAGGTAATGCGGCGGAAGCCTCTACAACAGGCGAAAAGCAAAATAGGCCCGTCCGGACGAGCTTGCTTGCCGGAAGGGTCTACCCAAAACAAGGTAGGTCAGCTATTTAGGCGTAAGGGCAATTTCGCGGCTAAATTCCCTGACTGCGCTACCCGGCTCCGCCTACTTCTTGCGCAGGTACAGCAAGGTCGACTGGTTGGAGGGGCCGTACTTGTCGTTAATCAGGAAATATCCACCCTGGTAAGCGGCCATGCCCTCCCAGTTATAGGTTTGGTACTGCGCGGGCAGCTCAAACAACGGTTTCCAGCGCAGCTGGTGGTGCTTGTAACGCAGGCTAATGAGTCGGCAATAGTTCTGGTAACCAGCCCCCGCCTGAATAAACCGGGCGTTAGGGTCCGGGGCCGGGGTGCGGTACACGCTGTCATCGTTGCCGCTGTAGAAGTAGTTAATGGCCGTGAAGCGGTTTTTGCCTTCGTGCACCAGGTCCGTGACCCGGAAGGGCAGGCGGCGTAGGGGTATGTACTGCGGAATGTCGGGGGTGGTTGCGGCAGCGGGCAGGGTAAAAGCGTAGTTGTCGTGGGTAAAGTAATTGTATTCGTAGAGCAGTAGCAGGTTTTTGTCGTAGCTCGCCAAGGCCTCAAAACCAGCGTTATAGATGTGCGTGCTGTTGGTTAGAGTAGGTTTG of Hymenobacter sublimis contains these proteins:
- a CDS encoding SDR family oxidoreductase; its protein translation is MEKIALIVGATGIIGSNLAQELLAHGWTTYGLARNPRPDAAGLLPVAADLLNPAGLQAALADLAPTHVFLTTWMRQDTETENIRVNSALVRNMLEALSPKKSVRHVALVTGLKHYLGPFEAYANGGALPPTPLREEQPRLPLDNFYYAQEDEVYAAAERDGFSWSIHRPHTIIGKAVGNLMNMGTTLAVYASICKETGRPFRWPGSEAQWHGLSDVTDARIIAKQLRWAATTEAARNQAFNITNGDVFRWSWLWPRLAAWFGVEAAGFDGTVHPLEAELSQDTAVWREIAERHQLTEPDLNRLASAWHTDLDLGRPIEVMTDMSNSRKRGFLEYQATEDSFFDLFEQLRADRLIP